A stretch of DNA from Leptotrichia sp. oral taxon 215 str. W9775:
AAGGAAAAAAAGGAAAGGACAGAAAGAATAATAAATCTTGTAAATCTTAAAGGGCTTGAAAAAAGAAGAATAGACCAGATAAGTGGTGGCCAGCAGCAGAGGGTAGCTTTGGCAAGATCTCTTGTGCTTGAGCCAAAGGTTCTTTTACTTGACGAACCTTTATCAAATATTGATACAAAATTAAGGGAAACTGTAAGAAATGAAATAAGAAAAATACAGAAGGAACTAGGAATAACAATGATTTTTGTTACTCACGATCAGGAAGAGGCAATGAGCATTTCAGATAGGATTGTTGTTATGAATGGGGGGAATATTGAGCAGATAGGAACTCCACGTGAAATCTATACATTTCCTGAAACTGTTTTTGTTGCAGAATTTATAGGAAAGGCGAATATTATAAAAAGGGATAAAAAAAGCTTTATAATTCGTCCTGAAAATGTTAATATACCCTATAATGAAATAAATGAAGGAAATACGGATGAAGTAATTTCAGAAAAAGGAAAAATTATCAGTAAGGAATATCATGGAGCACTTATTTCCTATGAAATTGAAGTTATGAATGAACTGTCAGGCTTGAAAAGACTGAATGCTGTTATGATTTCCGGAAAAAAGGAATTTGAAACAGGGGAAATAGTGAGATATTCTATAAATAAACAGGATTTGTATGAGATAAAATCATAAAATTTGAAAATAATTAAGAGGATAAATTATAAAAATAGAAAATGGGGGAAATATGGCGCTGATTTATGTAACAGGAGGAGCTAAGAGCGGGAAAAGCAAGTTTGCTGAAAATCTTCTGCTTGGAATGAATAACGGGAATCAGAAAAATATTTATCTGGCAACTTCTGTTGCATTTGATGAAGAGATGAAGGTAAAAGTGGCTCTTCATAAGGAAAGAAGGCAGGATAAATGGCTTACAGTGGAAAGTTATAAAAATTTTAGTGAAACTCTGAAAGATGTACTTTCAGATGAAACAAAAGATAATATGCTTGTCGACTGCCTTACAAATATGATAAGCAATATTATTTTTGAGGAACATGACATCAACTGGGACAAACCTTCAGAAAAAGATTTTGAAAAATGTAACATTTCAGTGGAAAAACAGGTAAATGAACTGATAAATATTGTAAATAGATTTGAAAATGTTATCATTGTTTCAAATGAACTGGGAATGGGTATCGTTCCCAGTTATCCTCTTGGAAGATATTTCAGGGAAATAGCAGGAAAAATGAATCAGAAAATAGCAGAAATTGCTGATGAAGCATATTTCGTGGTATCGGGAATACCTATGAAGATAAAATAGAAATTGGGGGATTTATATGCTTAGAAAAGTGATTTTAATTTTTTACATGAAAGGAGTTTTATAAACAATGAATATTGACATTATAAGAATATTTGCTTTTGCTTTTATTGTGATGTTACATACTCTGAACAGGCAATATGGACTTACTGTGTGGATGAGCGGATATGCAGTTATTTCAATAGGAGTAAATCTTTTTATTATGATAAGTGGATATCTGTTGCTGGACAAGGCAGAATCAGTAAAGGACTTTTTTAAGAAAAGATTTTTCAGTATACTTCCTTTATTTGCAGTTTTTAATATAGTCTATATTTATTTTTATAATCATTCTTTCATGGCAATAAAAAAAATATCAGCACCTCATTTCTGGTATATTTATATGATTCTAGGATTGTATTTACTGACTCCGTGGCTGAGAAAGGTTTTGCAGTATGCAGAAAAGGAAACTTTTTATGTAGTTGTATTATGGTTTTTGTGTAATATACTTAATCCATATTTACAGTTTTTCAGATTACCTAAGATACCTTTTTCCCATTTTCCAATAACTGGCTTTATCGGATATTATATCTTAGGATATTATTTGAAAAAATACAGTAAAAAATTAGGGAAAATACCCTTTATCTGGGTAATAGCAGTATATATGGCCGGATTTTTTATAAGTGTTTTGTCTACAAGATATATTCTTATTACAACTGGAAACAGAATATCAGATTTTTTTGATAAAAATTCACTGGGAACATTTTTCATGACAGTTTCGTTCTTTATTTTCTGGCTGAAATTCAATTTTAATAGTAGAAACAGTATTGTGAGAATGATTTCAGATTCAACGTATTTTGCATATTTGATTCATATAATAGTTCTGCATTATGTTGTTAAAATAAGCGATGAAATGATTTTCAAATCAGTTGCAACCATTGTAGTAAGTATTATTACCGGGATTCTTTACAATTATACTAAAAAAATATTTGATGGATTTTGCAAAAGATATGAAAAAAAGACAATAAAATAACAGATAATTTATAATTAGATTTCATGAGAAGAAAGACTGTTCTTCTCTTTTTTATATCAATCCCCGTAGACCCGCCCTCGATATTATTAAAACAGTGTGTGGTAGTAACATTAAATCTATTGAAAGATATATAACTGTACACATGTGACAATACTGAGGATAAAAGTAAAAAAAGTTTAAATCTCCTCCTGATTCCATAAGCGTGACAGGCTTGTTTAAAATTCCGAAGAATTTTAGAGACACTCGCTTTTAACAATATCTACACCAAATATAAAACTGTATAGTAAAATTTTCAGCTGATTAGAAATATTAGTTTTCAATCAGTTCAGTCAGCCAGTTTGCCTGCTGAAGTTCAGTATCAGTTTCCCTGATTTTTTTTGAAAGCAAATCAAGTTCTTTCTGTAAAGCAGGAACATCTACTGTACTCATTATTTTTATTTCTGTAGTTGAATACAGGTTTACTTTCTGACCTGCAATATTTAAAAATCCTCTTAAAATATTTGATTTTAAAGTCAGAGTATCTCTTTCTGCTATCAGATCTGCAAGAGTCTGACCGTTTGAAACGGTAACACAGTTAGTTTTGTTAATCTGCTTAATAAGAATTTTCAGCTGATTAATGTTGTTATCAAGTTCATTCAGAAGTTCTTCAGGTTTTTCTGAAGGTTCGTCATTTTCCTGAACTTTTGCATTATTATTAAGTCTCACCCTTAACTGATCTATTCTTTTCTGTAAATCTGCCCTTAAAATAAGAGCCTCGGCAAGTTTCATATATAACCTCCATTTTATTTTTATATATTAAATTTATATAATTGAATTATACTCAAAAGATTTTTTTATGTCAATATTGTTGACAAAAAAATAAAAAAGGAGTATGATGAATTTATAAAACAATTAAACTTCAGGGCAGGGTGAAATTCCCGACCGGTGGTATATAAGTCCACGCGATTGAAAAATCAAGAACCGGTGTGATTCCGGTACCGATAGTATAGTCTAGATGAAAGAAGTTGAAATATAGTAATAATCGTATTTAAAGTGTATATGAGTTAATATGCTGATGTTGTTACAGTTTTTATATAGCTTAGCTTGTGATAGATGAAAAATGTATGTGGCATCAGATATTGAAAGTATATGAAGATTATTACAGATATTTAGTCCCGGGGTTTTAATTAATCCTGTTTTTTTATTACCTGAAAAATTGTTTTAAATAAAATTATTTTAGGAGGAAAAATGAAAAAATTTGAAGGGAAATTTAATGGAAAAGGAATAAAAATCGGTATTGTAGCAGGGAGATTTAATGAGTTTATTACATCAAAATTAGTAGGCGGAGCAGTAGATGTACTGAAAAGAAATGACGTAAATGATGAAGATATAGACATTGCCTGGGTTCCGGGTGCATTTGAAATACCGTTGATTACTAAAAAAATGGCTGAATCAAAAAAATATGATGCAATAATAACTTTGGGAGCAGTTATAAAAGGTTCTACACCACATTTTGACTATGTATGTGCAGAAGTTTCCAAAGGAGTGGCTCAGATTTCATTGCAGACAGGTTTGCCTATAATGTTTGGAGTGCTGACTACAAATAATATCGAAGAAGCAATAGAAAGAGCTGGAACAAAGGCAGGAAATAAAGGTTCTGATGTTGCGTTTGGTGCATTGGAAATGATTGATTTGATAAAAAATATTGGATAAAGTTAAGGAAAATAATATGGAAGAAAATATTAATGAAAAATATATGCGGATGGCAATTGAACTGGCGAAAAAAGGTGCAGGAGCAGTAAATCCTAATCCAATGGTTGGAGCTGTTGTAGTGAAAAATGGCGAAGTAATCGGGAGAGGATATCATAAGTTTTTTGGCGGTCCCCATGCGGAAGTTTATGCATTGGAAGAGGCTGGTGAAAAAGCTGAAGGAGCTACAATTTATGTGACTTTGGAGCCATGTTCCCATTATGGAAAAACACCGCCTTGTGCAAAAAAAATAATAGATATGGGAATAAAGAAGTGTTTTATCGGCTCAAGTGACCCAAATCCGAAAGTGGCAGGTAAAGGTGTGGCAATGCTGAAAGAAGCAGGAATTGAAGTTGTTGAAAATGTATTAAAAGAGGAATGTGATAAGGTAAATCAGGTTTTCTTTAAATATATAAAAACAAAGATTCCTTATCTGTTTGTAAAATGTGGAATAACATTGGACGGAAAGATAGCCTTGTCAAATGGGATTTCAAAGTGGATAACAAATAGCATCGCCAGAGAGAAGGTTCAGTATTACAGAAATAAATTTATGGGAATAATGGTCGGGATAAATACAGTTCTTACTGACAATCCAAGTTTGACAGCGAGAATTGAAAATGGTGTAAATCCTTTCAGAATTATTGTTGATCCGAATCTGCAAATTGATGAAAACTGTAAAGTTGTGAAAAATAATGAGGATGAGAAAACTATGATTATTACTTCACAAAAAAATCTGTTTACTGAAGATACTGAAAATACTGAAATTCAAATTAAGCAAAAAAGATTATCTGAAGAAAATAAAGTAAAATTTATTTTTATTGATGGAGAAAAATTTTCTTTTAAAGAAATGCTTGAAGAAATTGGAAAAACAGGAATTGACAGCATTTTACTGGAAGGTGGAGAAACCCTTATTTCTCTTGCGTTTGAAGAAAATGTAATTGACGGCGGAGAAATTTTTATTGCAAACAAGATTTTAGGTGATAGCAGAGCAAAACCTTTTATTTCGGGATTTGTAAGGGAGAAAATGGAAGAGGCTGTTCAATTGACAAATGTGAGAAATAATATTTATGGTGAAAATGTAGGAATGGAGTTCTATTTTAAAAAATATAATGAAATGGAACAGGATTAGGAGAAAATATGTTTACAGGTTTAGTCGAAGAAATGGGAAAAGTAGTGAATATTTCTAAAAAAGCGACCGGTTTAGGAATAACGATAAAAGGTGACAAGGTTACTGAAAAGGCAGAAATTGGAGATAGTATAGCGGTAAATGGAGTCTGCCTGACAGTTACGGAATTGAGTGGAAATACTTTTACAGCAGATGTGATGTATGAAACGATTGAAAGAAGCGGGCTGAAACGGATAACTGCCGGAGAAACTGTAAATCTTGAAAAATCATTGACTTTAACTACATTTTTAGGTGGCCATCTTGTCATGGGAGATGT
This window harbors:
- a CDS encoding ABC transporter ATP-binding protein; the protein is MYLQLKNLYKKYQDNTVVSNFNIDVEKGELISILGPSGCGKTTTLRMIAGFITPTSGDIFLSGEKITDYPPETRPVSTVFQNYALFPHLTVYENIEYGLRYPLKVGKKLDKKEKKERTERIINLVNLKGLEKRRIDQISGGQQQRVALARSLVLEPKVLLLDEPLSNIDTKLRETVRNEIRKIQKELGITMIFVTHDQEEAMSISDRIVVMNGGNIEQIGTPREIYTFPETVFVAEFIGKANIIKRDKKSFIIRPENVNIPYNEINEGNTDEVISEKGKIISKEYHGALISYEIEVMNELSGLKRLNAVMISGKKEFETGEIVRYSINKQDLYEIKS
- the cobU gene encoding bifunctional adenosylcobinamide kinase/adenosylcobinamide-phosphate guanylyltransferase, translated to MALIYVTGGAKSGKSKFAENLLLGMNNGNQKNIYLATSVAFDEEMKVKVALHKERRQDKWLTVESYKNFSETLKDVLSDETKDNMLVDCLTNMISNIIFEEHDINWDKPSEKDFEKCNISVEKQVNELINIVNRFENVIIVSNELGMGIVPSYPLGRYFREIAGKMNQKIAEIADEAYFVVSGIPMKIK
- a CDS encoding acyltransferase, coding for MNIDIIRIFAFAFIVMLHTLNRQYGLTVWMSGYAVISIGVNLFIMISGYLLLDKAESVKDFFKKRFFSILPLFAVFNIVYIYFYNHSFMAIKKISAPHFWYIYMILGLYLLTPWLRKVLQYAEKETFYVVVLWFLCNILNPYLQFFRLPKIPFSHFPITGFIGYYILGYYLKKYSKKLGKIPFIWVIAVYMAGFFISVLSTRYILITTGNRISDFFDKNSLGTFFMTVSFFIFWLKFNFNSRNSIVRMISDSTYFAYLIHIIVLHYVVKISDEMIFKSVATIVVSIITGILYNYTKKIFDGFCKRYEKKTIK
- the ribD gene encoding bifunctional diaminohydroxyphosphoribosylaminopyrimidine deaminase/5-amino-6-(5-phosphoribosylamino)uracil reductase RibD, coding for MEENINEKYMRMAIELAKKGAGAVNPNPMVGAVVVKNGEVIGRGYHKFFGGPHAEVYALEEAGEKAEGATIYVTLEPCSHYGKTPPCAKKIIDMGIKKCFIGSSDPNPKVAGKGVAMLKEAGIEVVENVLKEECDKVNQVFFKYIKTKIPYLFVKCGITLDGKIALSNGISKWITNSIAREKVQYYRNKFMGIMVGINTVLTDNPSLTARIENGVNPFRIIVDPNLQIDENCKVVKNNEDEKTMIITSQKNLFTEDTENTEIQIKQKRLSEENKVKFIFIDGEKFSFKEMLEEIGKTGIDSILLEGGETLISLAFEENVIDGGEIFIANKILGDSRAKPFISGFVREKMEEAVQLTNVRNNIYGENVGMEFYFKKYNEMEQD
- the ribE gene encoding 6,7-dimethyl-8-ribityllumazine synthase, whose protein sequence is MKKFEGKFNGKGIKIGIVAGRFNEFITSKLVGGAVDVLKRNDVNDEDIDIAWVPGAFEIPLITKKMAESKKYDAIITLGAVIKGSTPHFDYVCAEVSKGVAQISLQTGLPIMFGVLTTNNIEEAIERAGTKAGNKGSDVAFGALEMIDLIKNIG
- a CDS encoding DIP1984 family protein; this encodes MKLAEALILRADLQKRIDQLRVRLNNNAKVQENDEPSEKPEELLNELDNNINQLKILIKQINKTNCVTVSNGQTLADLIAERDTLTLKSNILRGFLNIAGQKVNLYSTTEIKIMSTVDVPALQKELDLLSKKIRETDTELQQANWLTELIEN